The following coding sequences are from one Streptococcus mitis window:
- the vex3 gene encoding ABC transporter permease subunit Vex3, with amino-acid sequence MLHNAFAYVTRKFFKSIVIFLIILLMASLSLVGLSIKGATAKASQETFKNITNSFSMQINRRVNQGTPRGAGNIKGEDIKKITENKAIEYYVKRINAIGDLTGYELIETPDTKKNLTPDRAKHFGSSLMITGVNDSSKEDKFVSGSYKLVEGEHLTNDDKDKILLHKDLAAKHGWKVGDKVKLDSNIYDADNEKGAKETVEVTIKGLFDGHNKSAVTYSQELYENTAITDIHTAAKLYGYTEDTAIYGDATFFVTADKNLDDVMKELNGISGINWKSYTLVKSSSNYPALEQSISGMYKMANLLFWGSLSFSVLLLALLLSLWINARRKEVGILLSIGLKQASILGQFITESILIAIPALVSAYFLATYTARAIGNTVLTNVTSGVAKQASKAAQASNLGGGAEVDSFSKTLSSLDISIQTSDFIIVFVLALVLVVLVMALASSNLLRKQPKELLLDSE; translated from the coding sequence ATGTTACACAACGCATTTGCCTACGTTACAAGGAAGTTTTTCAAATCGATTGTCATCTTCCTGATTATTCTCCTCATGGCGAGCTTGAGTTTGGTCGGCTTGTCGATCAAGGGAGCTACTGCCAAGGCTTCTCAGGAGACCTTTAAAAATATCACCAACAGCTTCTCCATGCAAATCAATCGTCGCGTCAATCAAGGAACGCCTCGTGGTGCTGGGAATATTAAGGGTGAAGACATCAAAAAAATCACCGAAAACAAGGCCATTGAGTATTATGTTAAACGCATCAATGCCATTGGAGATTTGACTGGCTATGAACTCATCGAAACGCCAGATACCAAGAAAAATCTGACACCTGACCGTGCTAAACATTTTGGAAGTAGCTTGATGATTACAGGAGTCAATGACTCTTCTAAAGAAGACAAGTTTGTCTCTGGTTCTTATAAGTTGGTCGAAGGTGAGCACTTAACCAACGACGACAAGGACAAGATCCTCCTGCACAAGGACTTGGCAGCCAAACACGGCTGGAAAGTAGGGGACAAGGTCAAACTAGACTCTAATATCTACGATGCAGACAATGAAAAAGGTGCCAAGGAAACAGTCGAAGTGACAATCAAGGGACTCTTTGATGGTCATAATAAGTCAGCAGTAACCTACTCACAAGAACTCTATGAAAATACAGCTATCACAGACATTCACACTGCTGCAAAACTTTATGGATACACAGAAGACACAGCTATTTATGGGGACGCAACCTTCTTTGTGACAGCGGACAAGAACTTGGATGACGTCATGAAAGAGTTGAATGGCATCAGTGGTATCAACTGGAAGAGCTATACACTCGTTAAGAGCTCCTCTAACTACCCAGCTCTTGAGCAATCCATCTCTGGTATGTACAAGATGGCCAATCTCCTCTTCTGGGGTAGCTTGAGTTTCTCAGTTCTTCTCCTTGCCCTCTTGCTCAGCCTTTGGATCAATGCCCGTCGCAAGGAAGTGGGTATTCTCCTCTCTATTGGTCTCAAGCAGGCAAGTATCTTGGGTCAATTCATCACTGAATCCATCTTGATTGCCATCCCTGCTCTTGTTTCTGCTTACTTCTTAGCTACTTACACAGCGCGTGCAATCGGAAATACTGTTCTTACCAATGTCACTTCAGGTGTTGCCAAGCAAGCTAGCAAGGCTGCTCAAGCCTCTAACCTTGGTGGTGGTGCAGAAGTAGATAGCTTTAGTAAGACCTTGTCGAGCCTAGATATTTCCATTCAGACATCAGACTTTATCATCGTCTTTGTCCTTGCCTTGGTTCTAGTGGTTCTCGTTATGGCGCTTGCTTCAAGCAATCTCCTAAGAAAACAACCAAAAGAGCTCTTGCTGGATAGTGAATAA
- the vex2 gene encoding ABC transporter ATP-binding subunit Vex2, whose translation MTLLQLQDVTYRYKNTAEAVLYQINYNFEPGKFYSIIGESGAGKSTLLSLLAGLDSPVEGSILFQGEDIRKKGYSYHRMHHISLVFQNYNLIDYLSPLENIRLVNKKASKDTLLELGLDESQIKRNVLQLSGGQQQRVAIARSLVSEAPVILADEPTGNLDPKTAGDIVELLKSLAQKTGKCVIVVTHSKEVAQASDITLELKDKKLTETRDTTK comes from the coding sequence ATGACTTTATTACAATTACAAGATGTTACCTACCGTTATAAGAACACTGCTGAAGCAGTCCTATATCAGATCAATTATAATTTTGAACCCGGGAAATTTTACAGTATTATTGGGGAGTCAGGAGCGGGGAAATCCACTCTCTTGTCCCTCCTTGCTGGTTTAGATAGTCCTGTTGAAGGTTCTATCCTTTTTCAAGGAGAGGATATTCGTAAGAAGGGCTATTCTTACCATCGCATGCACCATATTTCCCTGGTCTTTCAAAATTATAACTTGATAGATTATCTTTCTCCACTGGAAAATATCCGCTTGGTCAACAAAAAGGCAAGCAAGGATACACTGCTTGAGCTTGGTTTGGATGAAAGTCAGATCAAGCGGAATGTTCTCCAGTTATCAGGTGGTCAACAGCAACGTGTTGCCATTGCTCGTAGTTTGGTCTCAGAAGCTCCAGTTATTCTAGCGGATGAGCCAACGGGAAATCTGGACCCTAAAACTGCTGGAGATATTGTCGAACTGCTCAAATCACTTGCCCAGAAAACAGGTAAATGTGTGATTGTCGTCACCCACAGTAAAGAAGTGGCACAAGCGTCAGATATTACACTTGAGTTGAAGGACAAGAAACTGACTGAAACTCGCGATACTACGAAATAA
- a CDS encoding ABC transporter permease, with protein MNPIQIAWAYVSRKRLRSFILFLILLVLLAGISACLTLMKSNKTVETNLYKSLNTSFSIKKIENGQTFKLSEIASVSKIKGLENVSPELETVAKLKDKEVVSGEQSVERDDLSAADKNLVSLTALEDSSKDVTFTSSAFNLKEGRHLQKGDSKKILIHEELAKKNGLSLHDKLRLDAGQSEAGKGQTVEFEIVGIFSGKKQEKFTGLSSDFSENQVFTDYESSQTLLGNSEPQVSAARFYVENPKEMDGLMKQVENLSLVSQGYQVEKENKAFEQIKDSVATFQTFLTIFLYGMLIAGAGALILVLSLWLRERVYEVGILLALGKGKSSIFLQFCLEVVLVSLGALLPSFIAGNAITSYLLQTVLASGDQAVLQDTLAKASSLSTSILSFAESYVFLVLLSCLSVALCFLFLFRKSPKEILSSIS; from the coding sequence ATGAATCCAATCCAAATAGCTTGGGCTTATGTCAGCAGAAAACGACTGAGAAGTTTTATTTTATTTCTGATTTTATTGGTCCTATTGGCTGGAATTTCAGCCTGTTTGACTCTGATGAAGTCCAACAAAACAGTTGAAACCAATCTTTACAAATCACTCAACACATCTTTTTCTATTAAGAAGATAGAAAATGGGCAGACCTTCAAGTTGTCAGAGATAGCGTCCGTGAGCAAGATTAAGGGACTGGAAAATGTCTCTCCTGAACTCGAGACGGTCGCAAAACTGAAAGACAAGGAAGTAGTGAGTGGCGAGCAGAGCGTGGAGCGTGATGATTTGTCAGCTGCGGACAAGAACTTGGTTAGCTTAACGGCACTTGAGGATTCATCCAAGGATGTCACCTTTACCAGTTCAGCTTTCAATCTAAAAGAAGGGCGACATCTTCAAAAAGGGGATTCAAAGAAAATCCTTATTCACGAAGAGTTGGCCAAGAAGAACGGTCTTTCGCTTCATGACAAGCTTCGCTTGGATGCTGGACAGTCAGAAGCTGGTAAAGGACAAACTGTCGAGTTTGAGATTGTCGGCATCTTTTCTGGTAAAAAACAAGAGAAATTCACAGGCTTGTCTTCTGACTTCAGTGAAAACCAAGTCTTTACAGACTATGAAAGTAGCCAAACTCTTTTGGGCAATAGCGAACCTCAAGTTAGTGCAGCGCGCTTCTATGTAGAAAATCCTAAGGAAATGGACGGACTCATGAAGCAGGTAGAAAACTTGTCCTTGGTTAGTCAAGGTTACCAAGTTGAGAAGGAGAACAAGGCTTTTGAACAAATCAAAGACTCAGTTGCAACCTTCCAAACCTTTCTGACCATTTTCCTTTATGGGATGTTGATAGCAGGAGCAGGAGCCTTAATTCTTGTTTTGTCTCTCTGGTTGAGAGAAAGGGTCTACGAAGTGGGAATTTTACTGGCGCTTGGAAAAGGCAAGAGCTCGATTTTCCTACAGTTCTGTTTAGAGGTAGTTTTGGTATCTCTCGGAGCTTTGCTTCCATCCTTTATCGCTGGAAATGCCATTACATCCTATCTGCTCCAAACTGTCCTAGCCAGTGGAGATCAGGCAGTCTTACAAGACACGCTAGCCAAAGCAAGCAGTTTATCAACCAGTATCTTATCTTTTGCAGAATCCTATGTTTTTCTAGTTCTGCTCAGTTGCTTATCTGTAGCACTTTGTTTCCTATTCTTATTTAGAAAATCGCCGAAAGAAATTTTATCATCTATTAGTTAA
- a CDS encoding cysteine hydrolase family protein: MTKALISIDYTEDFVADSGKLTAGAPAQAISDAISKVTRLAFERGDYIFFTIDAHEENDCFHPESKLFPPHNLIGTSGRNLYGDLGTFYQEHGSDSRVFWMDKRHYSAFSGTDLDIRLRERRISTVILTGVLTDICVLHTAIDAYNLGYDIEIVKPAVASIWPENHQFALGHFKNTLGAKLVDEKLNEISE; the protein is encoded by the coding sequence ATGACTAAGGCTTTAATTTCGATTGACTATACAGAAGATTTTGTTGCTGATAGTGGGAAGCTGACAGCAGGTGCTCCAGCTCAGGCGATTTCGGATGCCATCAGCAAGGTAACTCGATTAGCTTTTGAACGAGGAGATTACATCTTCTTTACAATCGATGCTCACGAAGAAAACGATTGTTTCCATCCAGAAAGCAAGTTGTTTCCTCCTCACAATTTGATTGGGACTAGTGGACGGAATTTATACGGAGATTTGGGGACCTTTTATCAAGAGCATGGTTCAGACAGTCGTGTCTTTTGGATGGATAAACGCCATTACTCAGCTTTTTCAGGGACTGACCTGGATATCCGTTTGAGAGAGCGTCGAATTTCTACCGTTATTTTAACAGGAGTTTTGACGGATATCTGTGTCCTGCATACAGCTATAGATGCCTATAATCTAGGATATGATATCGAGATTGTTAAACCAGCTGTTGCTTCCATCTGGCCTGAAAACCATCAATTTGCCCTAGGTCATTTCAAAAATACACTCGGAGCTAAGTTAGTAGATGAAAAGCTAAATGAAATTTCAGAGTAA
- the codY gene encoding GTP-sensing pleiotropic transcriptional regulator CodY, producing MAHLLEKTRKITSILKRSEEQLQEELPYNAITRQLADIIDCNACIVNSKGRLLGYFMRYKTNTDRVEQFFQTKIFPDDYVQGANMIYDTEANLTVDHDLSIFPVESRADFPDGLTTIAPIHVSGIRLGSLIIWRNDKKFEDEDLILVEIASTVVGIQLLNFQREEDEKNIRRRTAVTMAVNTLSYSELRAVSAILGELNGNEGQLTASVIADRIGITRSVIVNALRKLESAGIIESRSLGMKGTYLKVLISDIFEEVKKRDY from the coding sequence ATGGCACATTTATTAGAAAAAACTAGAAAAATTACTTCTATCCTGAAGCGCTCAGAGGAGCAGTTGCAGGAAGAGCTTCCCTACAATGCGATTACCCGTCAATTGGCAGATATTATCGACTGTAACGCCTGTATCGTTAATAGCAAGGGACGTCTCCTTGGTTATTTCATGCGTTACAAAACCAATACAGATCGTGTCGAGCAATTCTTCCAAACTAAGATTTTCCCGGACGACTATGTACAGGGCGCGAACATGATTTACGATACAGAAGCCAATCTGACAGTTGATCATGATTTAAGCATTTTTCCTGTGGAAAGTCGTGCCGACTTTCCAGATGGTTTGACGACTATTGCACCGATTCATGTATCAGGGATTCGACTTGGTTCTTTGATTATTTGGCGCAATGATAAAAAATTCGAAGACGAGGACTTGATTCTTGTTGAAATTGCGAGTACCGTTGTTGGAATTCAACTTCTCAACTTCCAGCGTGAGGAAGATGAGAAAAATATCCGTCGCCGTACTGCTGTTACCATGGCGGTTAATACCCTTTCTTACTCCGAACTTCGTGCTGTTTCAGCTATTTTAGGGGAGTTAAACGGAAATGAAGGACAGTTGACTGCGTCAGTGATTGCAGATCGTATCGGAATAACCCGTTCGGTGATTGTCAATGCCCTTCGTAAACTTGAGTCTGCGGGAATTATTGAAAGTCGCTCACTTGGAATGAAGGGAACCTATCTTAAGGTCTTGATTTCAGATATTTTTGAAGAAGTGAAGAAAAGAGATTACTAA
- a CDS encoding DEAD/DEAH box helicase, producing the protein MKFNELNLSADLLAEIEKAGFVEASPIQEQTIPLALEGKDVIGQAQTGTGKTAAFGLPTLEKIRTEEATIQALVIAPTRELAVQSQEELFRFGRSKGVKVRSVYGGSSIEKQIKALKSGAHIVVGTPGRLLDLIKRKALKLQDIETLILDEADEMLNMGFLEDIEAIISRVPESRQTLLFSATMPDAIKRIGVQFMKEPEHVKIAAKELTTELVDQYYIRVKEQEKFDTMTRLMDVEQPELAIVFGRTKRRVDELTRGLKIRGFRAEGIHGDLDQNKRLRVLRDFKNGNLDVLVATDVAARGLDISGVTHVYNYDIPQDPESYVHRIGRTGRAGKSGQSITFVSPNEMGYLQIIENLTKKRMKGLKPASAEEAFQVKKHVALKKIERDFADETIRANFEKFGKDARKLAAEFTLEELAMYILSLTVQDPDSLPEVEIAREKPLPFKPSGNGFGGNAKGGRRGDDRRDNRRGDNRRGGRRDDFKKGSRGNDRFDKEKRYRKDNKKPRNTSSEKKTGFVIRNKGDK; encoded by the coding sequence GTGAAATTTAATGAATTAAACTTGTCTGCTGATTTGCTAGCAGAGATTGAAAAAGCTGGTTTTGTAGAAGCCAGTCCGATCCAAGAACAAACCATTCCCTTGGCCCTTGAAGGCAAGGACGTTATCGGTCAAGCTCAGACTGGTACGGGAAAAACTGCGGCTTTTGGTTTGCCAACTCTTGAAAAAATTCGTACAGAAGAAGCAACTATCCAAGCCTTGGTCATCGCTCCAACTCGTGAACTAGCTGTCCAAAGTCAAGAAGAACTCTTCCGCTTTGGTCGTAGTAAGGGAGTCAAAGTCCGTTCAGTATATGGCGGATCAAGCATTGAAAAGCAAATTAAGGCTCTTAAATCTGGTGCCCATATCGTGGTGGGAACACCTGGTCGCCTCTTGGACTTGATTAAACGCAAGGCCTTGAAATTACAAGATATTGAAACTCTTATCCTTGACGAAGCGGATGAAATGCTCAACATGGGCTTCCTTGAAGACATTGAAGCTATCATCTCCCGTGTTCCTGAAAGCCGTCAAACCTTACTTTTCTCAGCAACTATGCCAGATGCCATCAAACGTATCGGTGTTCAGTTTATGAAAGAACCTGAGCATGTGAAGATTGCTGCTAAGGAATTAACAACAGAATTGGTTGACCAATACTATATCCGAGTTAAAGAGCAAGAAAAATTTGATACCATGACTCGTCTCATGGATGTGGAACAGCCTGAGCTTGCTATCGTATTTGGTCGTACCAAACGTCGTGTGGATGAATTGACTCGTGGTTTGAAAATCCGTGGCTTCCGTGCAGAAGGAATTCATGGAGACCTAGACCAAAACAAACGTCTTCGTGTCCTTCGTGACTTTAAAAATGGCAATCTTGATGTTTTGGTTGCGACAGACGTTGCAGCACGTGGGTTGGATATTTCAGGTGTGACCCATGTCTATAACTACGATATTCCACAAGATCCTGAAAGTTATGTTCACCGTATCGGTCGTACAGGTCGTGCCGGTAAGTCAGGTCAGTCTATTACTTTCGTATCACCAAATGAAATGGGCTACCTCCAAATCATTGAAAACTTGACTAAGAAACGCATGAAAGGCCTTAAACCTGCAAGCGCAGAAGAAGCCTTCCAAGTAAAAAAACACGTAGCTCTCAAGAAAATCGAACGTGATTTTGCAGATGAGACTATCCGTGCCAACTTTGAGAAATTTGGTAAGGATGCTCGTAAGCTAGCTGCCGAATTTACTCTAGAAGAATTGGCAATGTATATCTTGAGTCTGACTGTTCAAGACCCAGATAGTCTTCCTGAAGTGGAGATTGCACGTGAAAAACCACTGCCATTTAAACCATCAGGTAATGGCTTCGGTGGTAACGCTAAGGGAGGTCGTCGTGGAGATGACCGTCGTGATAATCGCCGAGGAGACAACCGTCGTGGTGGTCGCCGTGATGATTTCAAAAAAGGAAGTCGTGGCAACGATCGTTTTGATAAGGAAAAACGTTACCGTAAGGATAATAAAAAACCACGCAATACTTCAAGCGAAAAGAAAACAGGCTTTGTTATTCGTAACAAGGGCGATAAATAA
- a CDS encoding FAD-containing oxidoreductase, which yields MLTYDLIVIGFGKAGKTLAGKLASAGKKVALVERSKAMYGGTCINIGCIPTKTLLVAAEKDLSFEEVIATKNTITGRLNGKNYATVAGTGVDIFDAEAHFLSNKVIEIQAGDEKKELTAETIVINTGAVSNVLPIPGLATSKNVFDSTGIQNLDKLPENLGVLGGGNIGLEFAGLYNKLGSKVTVLDALDTFLPRAEPSIAALAKQYMEEDGIELLQNIRTTEIKNDGDQVLVVTENETYRFDALLYATGRKPNVEPLQLENTDIELTERGAIKVDKHCQTNVPGVFAVGDVNGGLQFTYISLDDFRVVYSYLAGDGSYTLEDRLNVPNTMFITPALSQVGLTESQAADLKLPYAVKEIPVAAMPRGHVNGDLRGAFKAVVNTETKEILGASIFSEGSQEIINIITVAMDNKIPYTYFTKQIFTHPTLAENLNDLFAI from the coding sequence ATGTTAACTTATGATTTAATCGTTATCGGATTTGGTAAAGCTGGTAAAACACTAGCTGGTAAATTGGCTTCAGCTGGCAAAAAAGTTGCTCTCGTTGAACGTAGCAAAGCTATGTACGGTGGAACTTGTATCAACATCGGATGTATCCCAACTAAGACTTTGCTAGTTGCTGCTGAGAAAGACTTGTCTTTTGAAGAAGTGATTGCTACCAAAAACACTATCACTGGTCGCCTCAACGGTAAAAACTATGCTACTGTTGCTGGTACAGGCGTAGATATCTTTGATGCGGAAGCTCACTTCCTTTCAAATAAAGTCATCGAAATCCAAGCTGGTGATGAAAAGAAAGAACTGACTGCTGAAACAATCGTCATCAACACTGGTGCTGTTTCAAACGTCTTGCCAATCCCTGGACTTGCTACAAGCAAAAACGTCTTTGACTCAACAGGTATCCAAAACTTGGACAAATTACCTGAAAACCTTGGAGTCCTTGGTGGTGGAAATATCGGTCTTGAATTTGCCGGCCTTTACAACAAACTTGGAAGCAAGGTCACAGTCCTAGATGCCTTGGATACTTTCCTTCCTCGTGCAGAACCTTCCATCGCAGCTCTTGCTAAACAATACATGGAAGAAGACGGTATTGAATTGCTTCAAAATATCCGTACTACTGAAATTAAAAATGACGGTGACCAAGTGCTTGTCGTAACTGAAAATGAAACTTACCGTTTCGATGCCCTTCTTTACGCAACTGGACGCAAACCAAATGTAGAACCACTTCAACTTGAAAATACAGATATTGAACTAACTGAACGTGGTGCTATTAAAGTGGACAAACATTGTCAAACAAACGTTCCTGGTGTCTTTGCAGTTGGAGATGTCAACGGTGGCCTTCAATTTACTTACATTTCACTTGATGACTTCCGTGTTGTTTACAGCTACCTTGCTGGAGATGGTAGCTACACGCTTGAAGACCGTCTCAATGTACCAAACACCATGTTTATCACACCTGCCCTTTCACAAGTCGGTTTGACTGAAAGCCAAGCAGCTGATTTGAAACTTCCATACGCCGTTAAGGAAATCCCTGTTGCTGCGATGCCTCGTGGTCATGTAAATGGCGACCTTCGCGGAGCTTTCAAAGCTGTTGTGAATACTGAAACAAAAGAAATTCTCGGTGCAAGCATCTTCTCAGAAGGTTCTCAAGAAATCATCAATATCATCACTGTTGCTATGGACAACAAGATTCCTTACACTTACTTCACAAAACAAATCTTCACTCACCCAACCTTGGCTGAGAACTTGAATGACTTGTTTGCGATTTAA
- the murT gene encoding lipid II isoglutaminyl synthase subunit MurT — protein sequence MKLKTTLGLLAGRSSHFILSRLGRGSTLPGKLALQFDKDILQNLAKNYEIVVVTGTNGKTLTTALTVGILKEVYGQVLTNPSGANMITGIATTFLTAKSSKTGKNIAVLEIDEASLSRICDYIQPSLFVITNIFRDQMDRYGEIYTTYKMILDAIRKVPTATVLLNGDSPLFYKPAIPNPVEYFGFDLEKGPAQLAHYNTEGILCPDCQGILKYEHNTYANLGAYICEGCGCKRPDLDYRLTELVELTNNRSRFVIDGQEYGIQIGGLYNIYNALAAVAIARFLGADSQLIKQGFDKSRAVFGRQESFHIGDKECTLVLIKNPVGATQAIEMIKLAPYPFSLSVLLNANYADGIDTSWIWDADFEQITDMDIPEINAGGVRHSEIARRLRVTGYPAEKITETSSLEQVLKTIENQDCKHAYILATYTAMLEFRELLASRQIVRKEMN from the coding sequence ATGAAATTAAAAACTACTTTGGGCCTCCTAGCTGGGCGCTCTTCCCACTTCATTTTAAGCCGTCTTGGCCGTGGAAGTACGCTTCCAGGAAAACTTGCCCTTCAATTTGATAAAGATATTTTACAAAACCTAGCTAAGAACTACGAGATTGTCGTGGTCACTGGAACCAACGGAAAAACCCTGACAACTGCCCTCACTGTCGGCATTTTAAAAGAGGTTTATGGTCAAGTTTTGACCAACCCAAGCGGTGCCAACATGATTACAGGAATTGCGACGACCTTCTTGACTGCCAAATCTTCTAAAACCGGAAAAAACATTGCCGTCCTAGAAATTGACGAAGCCAGTCTATCTCGTATCTGTGACTATATCCAGCCAAGCCTTTTTGTCATCACGAATATCTTCCGTGACCAGATGGACCGCTATGGTGAGATTTACACAACTTACAAGATGATTTTGGACGCTATTCGTAAGGTGCCTACTGCCACTGTTCTCCTTAATGGAGACAGTCCACTTTTTTACAAGCCAGCTATTCCAAATCCTGTAGAGTATTTTGGTTTTGACTTGGAGAAAGGCCCAGCCCAGCTGGCTCACTATAATACAGAAGGAATTCTCTGTCCTGACTGCCAAGGCATCCTCAAATATGAGCACAATACCTATGCAAACTTGGGTGCCTATATCTGTGAAGGTTGTGGATGTAAACGTCCTGATCTCGACTATCGCTTGACAGAATTGGTTGAGTTGACCAACAATCGCTCTCGCTTTGTCATTGACGGACAAGAATACGGTATTCAAATCGGTGGTCTCTACAATATCTACAACGCCCTAGCAGCGGTTGCTATCGCCCGTTTCCTTGGTGCAGATTCACAACTCATCAAGCAGGGATTTGATAAGAGCCGTGCTGTCTTTGGACGCCAAGAATCCTTCCATATCGGTGACAAGGAATGTACCCTCGTCTTGATTAAAAATCCAGTCGGTGCGACCCAAGCTATCGAAATGATTAAACTAGCACCTTATCCATTTAGTCTATCTGTTCTCCTAAATGCCAACTATGCAGATGGAATTGATACCAGCTGGATCTGGGATGCTGATTTTGAACAAATCACTGACATGGACATTCCCGAAATCAACGCTGGCGGTGTTCGTCATTCTGAAATCGCTCGTCGTCTACGAGTAACAGGCTATCCAGCTGAGAAAATCACTGAAACAAGTAGTCTGGAGCAAGTTCTCAAGACCATTGAGAACCAAGACTGCAAGCATGCTTATATTCTGGCTACCTATACTGCTATGCTTGAATTCCGCGAACTGCTGGCTAGTCGTCAGATTGTTAGAAAGGAGATGAACTAA
- the gatD gene encoding lipid II isoglutaminyl synthase subunit GatD, with protein sequence MVYTSLSSKAGNYPYQLNIAHLYGNLMNTYGDNGNILMLKYVAEKLGAHVTVDIVSLHDSFDENHYDIAFFGGGQDFEQSIIADDLPAKKESIDNYIQNDGVVLAICGGFQLLGQYYVEASGRRIEGLGVMGHYTLNQTNNRFIGDIKIHNEDFDETYYGFENHQGRTFLSDDQKPLGQVVYGNGNNEEKVGEGVHYKNVFGSYFHGPILSRNANLAYRLVTTALKKKYGQDIQLPAYEDILSQEIAEEYSDVKSKADFS encoded by the coding sequence ATGGTTTATACTTCACTTTCCTCAAAAGCTGGCAATTACCCCTATCAGCTCAACATTGCCCACCTCTACGGAAATCTCATGAATACCTACGGGGACAATGGAAACATCCTCATGCTCAAGTATGTGGCTGAAAAACTGGGAGCCCATGTGACGGTTGACATCGTTTCTCTCCATGATAGCTTTGATGAAAATCACTACGACATTGCCTTTTTCGGTGGTGGTCAAGACTTTGAACAGAGTATCATTGCAGACGACCTACCTGCTAAAAAAGAGAGCATTGACAACTACATCCAAAACGACGGTGTGGTTCTGGCTATCTGCGGTGGTTTCCAACTATTGGGCCAATATTATGTTGAAGCTTCAGGGAGACGCATCGAAGGACTAGGGGTCATGGGCCACTACACCCTCAATCAGACCAATAACCGTTTTATCGGGGACATCAAGATTCACAATGAAGATTTCGATGAAACCTACTATGGTTTTGAAAATCATCAGGGCCGTACCTTCCTCTCAGATGATCAAAAACCGCTGGGACAGGTTGTCTATGGAAATGGAAATAACGAAGAAAAAGTCGGCGAAGGTGTTCATTATAAGAATGTCTTTGGTTCCTACTTCCACGGGCCTATCCTCTCTCGTAATGCCAATCTAGCTTATCGCCTAGTCACTACTGCCCTCAAGAAGAAATATGGTCAGGACATTCAACTCCCTGCTTATGAGGACATTCTCAGCCAAGAAATCGCTGAAGAATACAGTGATGTCAAAAGCAAGGCTGACTTTTCTTAA